One Candidatus Eisenbacteria bacterium genomic window carries:
- a CDS encoding ABC transporter permease → MLVALSPLVAVAAALLAGAVFIAAIGERPLEVYGLLASQAFGTGYGLGQTLFRATPLVFTGLAVALGFRAGLFNIGVEGQMYLGGFAAALAGAYLRVPAPLALPAALLAAALAGGAWGAVPGVLKARFGSHEVINTIMLNFIAFALVSWAGRSLFETATVRTRTIAAAAELPRLDFLSSALRGSPVNASLLIGLLLAAAVGALLFRSRLGYELRAVGWNAPAAEYGGVRTGVAQALAMTLSGAVAGLGGTNFVLGYKHWFELDFPGGAGFIGIAVALLGRNHPVGVIVAALFFGALSYGGLVVNQRVPRELVEVLTALVLLFAITARPVLERVARRLV, encoded by the coding sequence CTGCTCGTCGCGCTCTCGCCGCTCGTCGCCGTGGCGGCGGCGCTGCTCGCCGGCGCCGTGTTCATCGCCGCGATCGGCGAGAGGCCGCTCGAGGTTTACGGACTGCTCGCCTCGCAGGCGTTCGGCACGGGCTACGGGCTCGGACAGACGCTCTTCCGCGCGACGCCGCTCGTCTTCACCGGGCTCGCGGTCGCGCTCGGCTTCCGCGCCGGCCTGTTCAACATCGGCGTCGAAGGCCAGATGTATCTGGGCGGATTCGCGGCCGCGCTCGCGGGCGCCTACCTGCGCGTGCCCGCGCCCCTGGCGCTGCCCGCGGCGCTGCTGGCCGCGGCGCTCGCGGGCGGCGCGTGGGGCGCTGTGCCCGGGGTGCTCAAGGCGCGCTTCGGCTCGCACGAGGTGATCAACACCATCATGCTCAACTTCATCGCCTTCGCGCTCGTCTCCTGGGCGGGACGGTCGCTGTTCGAGACGGCCACCGTGCGGACGCGGACGATCGCGGCGGCGGCCGAACTGCCGCGCCTCGATTTCCTGTCCTCCGCGCTGCGCGGTTCGCCCGTCAACGCCTCGCTGCTGATCGGCCTGCTGCTCGCCGCGGCGGTCGGCGCGCTGCTGTTCCGCAGCCGGCTCGGCTACGAGCTGCGCGCGGTGGGCTGGAACGCGCCCGCGGCCGAGTACGGTGGCGTGCGCACCGGCGTCGCGCAGGCGCTGGCGATGACGCTGTCGGGGGCCGTGGCGGGCCTGGGCGGCACCAACTTCGTGCTCGGCTACAAGCACTGGTTCGAGCTCGACTTCCCGGGCGGGGCCGGCTTCATCGGCATCGCCGTCGCGCTGCTCGGCCGCAACCATCCCGTCGGCGTGATCGTCGCGGCGCTGTTCTTCGGCGCGCTCTCGTACGGCGGACTGGTCGTGAACCAGCGCGTGCCGCGCGAGCTGGTCGAGGTGCTCACGGCGCTCGTGCTGCTGTTCGCGATCACGGCCCGGCCGGTGCTCGAGCGCGTCGCCCGGAGGCTCGTCTGA
- a CDS encoding ABC transporter permease, whose amino-acid sequence MEVLLFLAAAVRISVPYALAAMGSALSERGGVICIGLEGIMLAGALGYTVGAYWSGNPWAGVGAALLVGAAMAWLHAEATVRFRADQITSGLGLNLLAAGLTRLVLVQVFHSSSNSARVVGLPQWHLPLVDGLPGVGALLGSPLVLATFALVFLVQRLLFRTVFGLRLRATGERPEAPATLGLSVTRIRFSGVLLCGLLAGLAGAYLASEQHSFTDGMTGGRGYIALAAMIVGKWSPVGAAAACLMFGAAEALQIRLQGSAFPAELLQTLPYVVTMLVLAGFIGRAVAPRAVGVPYDPEER is encoded by the coding sequence ATGGAGGTGCTGCTCTTCCTCGCCGCCGCCGTGCGCATCAGCGTGCCCTACGCGCTGGCGGCGATGGGCTCGGCGCTCAGCGAACGCGGCGGCGTCATCTGCATCGGGCTCGAGGGCATCATGCTGGCCGGAGCGCTGGGCTACACGGTCGGCGCGTACTGGAGCGGAAACCCGTGGGCGGGCGTCGGCGCGGCGCTGCTGGTCGGGGCGGCGATGGCCTGGCTGCACGCCGAGGCCACGGTTCGCTTCCGCGCCGACCAGATCACCAGCGGGCTGGGCCTGAACCTGCTGGCCGCCGGGCTCACGCGCCTGGTGCTCGTGCAGGTCTTCCATTCCTCGTCCAACTCGGCGCGCGTGGTCGGGCTGCCGCAATGGCACCTGCCGCTGGTGGACGGCCTGCCGGGCGTCGGCGCCCTGCTGGGCTCGCCGCTCGTGCTGGCGACCTTCGCGCTGGTGTTTCTCGTCCAGCGCCTGCTGTTCCGCACGGTCTTCGGGCTGCGCCTGCGCGCGACCGGCGAGCGTCCCGAGGCCCCGGCGACGCTGGGACTCTCCGTGACCCGCATTCGCTTCTCGGGAGTCCTGCTGTGCGGCCTGCTCGCCGGGCTCGCGGGCGCGTACCTGGCGAGCGAGCAGCACTCGTTCACCGACGGCATGACGGGCGGCAGGGGCTACATCGCGCTCGCGGCCATGATCGTCGGCAAGTGGAGCCCGGTCGGCGCGGCCGCTGCCTGTCTGATGTTCGGCGCCGCCGAGGCCCTGCAGATCCGCCTGCAGGGCTCGGCGTTCCCGGCCGAGCTGCTCCAGACGCTGCCCTACGTGGTCACCATGCTGGTACTCGCCGGCTTCATCGGCCGGGCCGTGGCGCCGCGGGCGGTTGGCGTGCCCTACGACCCGGAAGAGCGCTAG
- a CDS encoding HEAT repeat domain-containing protein has protein sequence MTAARILVLAACVASLAGPAHAAPPSPGAARADAPESAHADPSPMRAIAIAEDRRDWSGGDLRRLLADSSAVVRARAALAVGRLQDSAAAPALLPLLADPSAPVRREAVFALGQIGWKGARVPLERSLGDADAGVGALAVEALGKLGDMAATPAVVRALDASDGARRAHAAVALWRLADTSAARPLLRHLRDRDAAMRWRVVYALEKLPLPVLIAPSVEPLLGDRDALVRAHAARTLGRLKARRAEGPLLAALADSVPAVRVNALRALQQIADSADAAQLPAIAGRLSDADPHVRVTAATVLADSFAWGAARREAAGAARLALRRGLADPDPATRGASARALIARTGSAGLQAALPLLADPVVYARTPVLEGLRLTGDAALAAPVLAGSIALGRPLLERMTAAEIAGQLGGRTHAGALDPLLDVLRAGVDDPQMLFAAACAGALGDWGDSASVGLLARAYAGRGRDADADARIAIRDALRQLAGRAFADSVEAAGRAAEPAREYAAGFELAPRERGAVIHTDAGDIEWAFDAELAPQTVRNFVTLARRGYFDGTAFHRVVPDFVIQDGDPTGTGAGGPGWTIRCEYNPLRYETGRVGMALAGKDTGGSQWFITLSPQPHLDGRYTIFARVVRGLEVVQRVTQGAKITRVEILE, from the coding sequence GTGACCGCCGCCCGCATCCTCGTTCTCGCCGCCTGCGTTGCGTCGCTCGCCGGTCCCGCCCACGCCGCACCTCCTTCGCCCGGCGCCGCGCGCGCCGACGCGCCGGAGTCCGCGCACGCGGACCCCTCGCCGATGCGGGCGATCGCGATCGCCGAGGACCGCCGCGACTGGAGCGGCGGCGACCTGCGGCGGCTGCTCGCGGACTCCTCGGCCGTGGTGCGCGCTCGCGCGGCGCTCGCGGTCGGTCGCCTGCAGGATTCGGCCGCCGCGCCGGCGCTGCTGCCGCTGCTCGCCGACCCGTCGGCGCCCGTCCGGCGCGAGGCTGTCTTCGCGCTCGGGCAGATCGGCTGGAAGGGCGCCCGCGTGCCGCTCGAACGCTCGCTCGGCGACGCCGACGCCGGGGTCGGCGCGCTCGCGGTCGAAGCGCTCGGCAAGCTCGGCGACATGGCCGCGACGCCCGCTGTGGTGCGCGCTCTGGACGCCTCCGACGGCGCGCGCCGGGCGCACGCCGCGGTGGCGCTCTGGCGGCTCGCCGACACGTCGGCGGCGCGGCCGCTGCTGCGGCACCTGCGCGACCGGGACGCGGCGATGCGCTGGCGGGTCGTCTACGCGCTCGAGAAGCTGCCGCTGCCGGTCCTGATCGCACCCTCGGTCGAGCCCCTGCTCGGGGACCGCGACGCGCTCGTTCGCGCGCACGCCGCGCGAACGCTCGGCCGGCTCAAGGCACGGCGCGCGGAAGGACCGCTGCTCGCGGCGCTGGCCGACAGTGTCCCGGCGGTGCGCGTGAATGCCCTGCGTGCGCTGCAGCAGATCGCCGACTCGGCGGACGCGGCGCAGCTTCCGGCCATCGCCGGCCGGCTCTCGGACGCCGATCCGCACGTGCGCGTGACCGCGGCCACCGTGCTGGCCGACAGCTTCGCGTGGGGCGCCGCCCGCCGGGAGGCGGCCGGAGCGGCCCGACTGGCGCTGCGCCGCGGCCTCGCCGACCCCGATCCGGCCACGCGCGGCGCCAGCGCCCGTGCGCTGATCGCGCGCACCGGAAGCGCCGGCCTGCAGGCGGCGCTCCCGCTGCTCGCCGATCCGGTCGTGTACGCGCGCACGCCGGTGCTCGAAGGCCTGCGGCTGACCGGCGACGCGGCGCTGGCGGCGCCCGTGCTCGCCGGCTCGATCGCGCTCGGCCGCCCGCTGCTCGAGCGCATGACGGCGGCCGAGATCGCCGGCCAGCTCGGCGGGCGCACGCACGCGGGCGCGCTGGATCCGCTGCTGGACGTGCTGCGCGCGGGGGTGGACGACCCGCAGATGCTGTTCGCCGCGGCCTGCGCCGGCGCGCTCGGCGACTGGGGCGACAGCGCCTCGGTCGGCCTGCTCGCCCGCGCCTACGCCGGGCGGGGCCGCGACGCCGACGCCGACGCGCGCATCGCGATCCGCGACGCCCTGCGCCAGCTGGCCGGCCGTGCGTTCGCCGACAGCGTCGAGGCCGCGGGCCGCGCCGCCGAGCCGGCCCGCGAGTACGCGGCGGGCTTCGAGCTCGCGCCGCGCGAACGCGGCGCGGTGATCCACACGGACGCCGGCGACATCGAGTGGGCGTTCGACGCCGAGCTCGCGCCGCAGACGGTGCGCAACTTCGTGACGCTCGCCCGCCGCGGCTACTTCGACGGCACGGCCTTCCACCGCGTCGTGCCCGACTTCGTCATCCAGGACGGCGACCCGACCGGCACCGGCGCGGGCGGCCCCGGCTGGACGATTCGCTGCGAGTACAACCCGCTGCGTTACGAGACGGGCAGGGTCGGCATGGCGCTGGCGGGCAAGGACACCGGCGGCAGCCAGTGGTTCATCACGCTCTCGCCGCAGCCGCACCTCGACGGGCGCTACACGATCTTCGCCCGGGTCGTCCGCGGCCTCGAGGTCGTGCAGCGCGTCACGCAGGGCGCGAAGATCACGCGGGTCGAGATCCTGGAATGA